A stretch of DNA from Aliarcobacter thereius LMG 24486:
TTTGAAAGTAGGAGTTGATTTTGTCATTTAGAGAGTTTAAAATAGCTATAAAAAGTATTGGTTTTTCATCAATTGAGGAGTTTTTGAATTTTACAAAAATAAATAATGATGATGCCTTAACATGGGAGAGTAAAGATGAAGTTCCATATTATGTAACTTTAATTCTACATACTTTAAAAACTTATGAAAATGGAGTTTCTTCTGATAGTATTTTAAACAGTTTAATAGATGATTGTATTCCTTTAGCTTCATTATTAGAAGAAGCTTCATCTTTTCCTTCAAAGTTAGAAGAGATGTTTTTATTGCAAAAAAAATTAAATGATTCAACAAATGGAAATAATTGGGAGTTAGGAGTAAATAAATTTAATAAAGAGATAGATTGGCTTAGATGTATTCATATGGAAGCAGCTGAGTTGATTGATTCTACTCCATGGAAACACTGGAAAAGTATAAATGCTGAACCTGATTATAATAATATTCAAGTTGAATTAGTTGATATTTGGCATTTTTTAATGTCATATATTCTTCAAGAAACAAATGTTCCTAAGGCTGTATCATTGGCAAGTTCACATTGTATATATGAAGCAAACCAAGAAATTGA
This window harbors:
- a CDS encoding dUTP diphosphatase, with translation MSFREFKIAIKSIGFSSIEEFLNFTKINNDDALTWESKDEVPYYVTLILHTLKTYENGVSSDSILNSLIDDCIPLASLLEEASSFPSKLEEMFLLQKKLNDSTNGNNWELGVNKFNKEIDWLRCIHMEAAELIDSTPWKHWKSINAEPDYNNIQVELVDIWHFLMSYILQETNVPKAVSLASSHCIYEANQEIDVKILIKEVEKLSYLALAISTKNMPSFSGIERFLEQFFIVCKRSGLSFSWLQKLYIGKNCLNQFRQDNGYKEGTYIKIWNGDEDNVVMLELLKNMESVNFDNLYKELNIKYKKI